A part of Osmerus mordax isolate fOsmMor3 chromosome 10, fOsmMor3.pri, whole genome shotgun sequence genomic DNA contains:
- the bccip gene encoding protein BCCIP homolog: MFASSMASSAKRRAVGLGENPEECEDNSSDEGLEDDDESGEEDSEASDEEINEEVIVDFEAHTISDNDFNGVKKLLQQLFLKAHVNTSEMTDILIQQNHVGSVIRQAEVPEDSDNEGDLDEVFGFISMLNLTERKGVQCVEDVKELVLAQCEKSCPHSMTEQLEKVLNDTSKPVGLLLSERFINVPPQIALPLHKQLQEEMAEAQRTNKPSGRCHFCLMISKTCKEANKTIPARGQAPKEELMFANAEEEFFYEQAAIKFNYSVQEETDSCLTGRWSFNDVPMKPYRTVMLIPADRMPAIMEKLKEYLTL; this comes from the exons ATGTTTGCAAGCTCCATGGCTTCTTCGGCTAAAAGACGAGCAGTAGGATTGGGTGAAAATCCAGAGGAATGTGAGGATAACAGCTCGGACGAGGGCTTGGAAGACGACGATGaatcaggagaggaggacagtgaaGCCTCAGACGAGGAGatcaatgaa GAGGTAATCGTGGACTTCGAGGCGCATACCATCTCAGATAACGATTTCAATGGTGTTAAAAAGCTATTGCAACAG CTGTTTCTGAAGGCTCATGTTAACACGTCAGAGATGACGGACATCCTTATCCAACAGAACCACGTCGGAAGCGTCATTAGG CAAGCAGAGGTACCAGAAGACAGTGACAACGAGGGGGATCTTGATGAAGTTTTCGGATTCATCAGTATGCTTAATCTCACAGAGAGAAAG GGGGTCCAGTGTGTTGAGGATGTGAAGGAGCTGGTTCTGGCCCAATGTGAGAAGAGCTGCCCACACAGCATGACGGAGCAGCTGGAGAAGGTGCTCAACGACACCAGTAAGCCTGTGGGTCTGCTGCTGAGCGAACGCTTCATCAATGTCCCCCCACAGATTGCATTACCCCTGCACAAACAGCTCCA GGAGGAGATGGCAGAGGCCCAGAGGACCAATAAGCCCAGTGGGAGGTGTCACTTCTGTCTGATGATCAGCAAGACCTGCAAGGAGGCAAACAAAACCATCCCAGCCAGAGGCCAAGCCCCAAAAGAGGAACTGATGTTTGCCAATGCAGAGGAGGAGTTCTTCTATGAG CAAGCCGCCATTAAGTTCAACTACTCTGTCCAGGAGGAGACTGACTCTTGCCTCACTGGGAGGTGGTCCTTCAACGACGTCCCCATGAAGCCCTACCGTACCGTGATGCTGATTCCAGCCGACAGGATGCCTGCAATCATGGAAAAGCTCAAAGAGTACCTCACTTTGTGA
- the mmp21 gene encoding matrix metallopeptidase-21 isoform X2 codes for MLTFIQLITCLILTSIHCMDAEKLFHSRDHSDVEIPASHQAELITDDDTAERFLSRYGFIKPVNWEEIQLEEEFREDFAGSDLPAVIKEGGSQPLEGGNDDDAKSPLFALALMEFQRVSGLSVTGIFDDATKTAMNKPRCGVPDKEKEPDDPSESNPTTLWSGSLPTTTTGDANIHTSDGMISNQTEADNSEKNDMNGHMENGTVNTPSVPHPSRAFTRRKRQLATLLYKRRQRREVRGTGYMAFSKTVLKWRLIGEGYSSQLSIEDQRHIFRLAFRMWSEVSFLEFMEDTGSPLEYIDIKLGFGTGRHLGCNQKFDGSGREFAHAWFLGDIHFDDDEHFTAPNAGSGISLLKVAVHEIGHVLGLPHIYRGGSIMQPSYLPQESGFEIDWMDRKAMQYLYGGCSGRFNTVFDWIRKERTSYGEVVIRFNTYFMRDSWYWLYENRNNRTRYGDPVAVQVGWHGIPMDGVDAYVHVWSKSTDAVYFFKGTQFWRYDADNDQAFTEDPEGHHYPRLISAGFPGVSSPIDTAFYDRRDSHIYFFIGIYVYAFDVKANRLALGFPRKISDVFPAVVPGNHPGGNIDAAYFSYTHNAIFLLKGTYYWRVVSSRDRWRRPSLSHNGLLPCKAVDQHWFDICNVHPTALKLSR; via the exons ATGCTGACTTTTATCCAGCTAATAACATGTCTCATTCTGACGAGCATCCATTGCATGGATGCAGAGAAACTCTTTCACAGCCGGGATCATTCGGATGTGGAGATTCCTGCATCTCACCAGGCTGAACTCATAACTGATGACGACACCGCAGAG CGGTTTCTTTCCAGGTATGGCTTTATAAAACCAGTAAATTGGGAAGAGATCCAGTTGGAAGAAGAGTTCAGAGAAGATTTTGCTGGCAGTGACCTACCAGCCGTTATCAAGGAGGGGGGGTCACAACCTCTTGAAGgtggtaatgatgatgatgctaAAAGTCCTTTGTTTGCCTTAGCTCTCATGGAATTCCAGAGAGTGTCAGGTCTTTCAGTTACGGGCATCTTTGACGATGCGACCAAGACAGCTATGAACAAGCCGAGATGTGGAGTCCCAGACAAGGAGAAAGAACCAGATGATCCCTCAGAATCCAACCCAACAACTCTTTGGAGTGGCAGCCTACCAACAACTACCACAGGAGATGCAAACATTCACACTTCAGATGGGATGATCAGCAACCAAACAGAAGCTG ATAATTCTGAGAAAAACGATATGAATGGTCACATGGAGAATGGTACTGTGAACACCCCATCAGTCCCGCATCCGAGTCGTGCGTTTACCCGTAGGAAGCGTCAACTGGCAACCCTCCTGTACAAgcgcaggcagaggagagaggtgcgCGGGACGGGATACATGGCCTTCTCCAAGACGGTACTCAAGTGGAGATTAATAGGAGAGGGCTACAGCAGCCAGTTGTCCATCGAGGACCAGAGACACATATTCAGACTAGCCTTCAGGATGTGGAGTGAGGTTTCTTTTCTTGAGTTCATGGAGGACACAGGCTCTCCTCTGGAGTACATAGATATCAAACTTGGCTTTGGCACAG GAAGACATTTAGGATGCAACCAGAAGTTTGACGGCTCTGGCAGAGAGTTTGCACATGCCTGGTTCCTAGGGGACATCCATTTTGACGATGATGAACATTTCACAGCACCTAATGCTGGGAGTGGCATCAGCCTTCTAAAA GTTGCAGTGCATGAGATAGGACATGTCCTAGGTCTGCCTCATATCTACAGGGGTGGCTCTATCATGCAGCCCAGCTACCTGCCACAGGAGTCAGGCTTTGAGATTGACTGGATGGACAGGAAGGCTATGCAGTATCTTTATG GTGGCTGCAGCGGCCGTTTCAACACAGTGTTTGATTGGATCAGGAAGGAGAGAACGTCATACGGCGAGGTGGTTATCCGTTTTAACACCTACTTTATGAGGGACAGCTGGTACTGGCTGTATGAGAACAGGAACAACCGCACACGCTACGGGGATCCTGTGGCAGTGCAGGTCGGCTGGCATGGGATACCCATGGATGGTGTGGATGCATATGTACACGTTTGGTCTAAGTCAACAGATGCTGTCTACTTCTTTAAAG GCACTCAGTTCTGGAGGTATGATGCCGACAATGACCAGGCTTTCACCGAGGACCCAGAGGGACACCACTACCCTAGACTCATCTCTGCTGGCTTCCCAGGGGTCTCCAGTCCCATTGACACAGCCTTCTATGACAGAAGGGACTCACACATCTACTTCTTCATTGGTATTTAT GTGTACGCATTTGATGTAAAAGCCAACCGACTGGCCCTTGGCTTTCCAAGAAAGATCTCAGATGTTTTCCCGGCAGTAGTGCCAGGCAACCATCCGGGTGGGAACATAGATGCTGCCTacttctcttacacacacaatgccATCTTCCTGCTCAAGGGCACATACTACTGGAGGGTGGTGAGCAGTCGAGACCGTTGGCGTCGACCCTCACTATCGCATAACGGCCTGTTGCCATGTAAGGCAGTGGACCAGCATTGGTTTGACATCTGTAATGTTCAtcccacagcactgaaactgtcTCGCTGA
- the uros gene encoding uroporphyrinogen-III synthase isoform X1 produces MTHSETSIRMRVLLLKEPREGDSGPDPYIQELASYGHTAKLIPVLSFKLMSLNTLLDKLFQPDKYGGLIFTSPRAVEAVNMCLKVEERKQEWNSHVKDKWNAKSIYVVGKTTASLVQHLGLVPLGEDTGTADVLSQFILDRHNSRTLPLFFPCGSIKREVLPTALRENGMLLETLTVYETAPHPDLENNLTDYFTEQGVPASITFFSPSGFKFCFETVRRLLSEQLNQIKFSAIGPTTAEAMMAEGLSVSCCAEKPTAEHLAAGIAKALE; encoded by the exons ATGACG CACTCTGAGACTTCTATTAGGATGCGTGTACTACTTTTGAAAGAGCCAAGAGAGGGAGATTCTGGACCTGACCCATACATACAG GAACTGGCATCATATGGACATACAGCCAAATTAATTCCTGTATTGTCTTTTAAGTTGATGTCTTTGAACACCTTGTTGGACAAG CTTTTTCAACCAGACAAGTATGGTGGCCTCATCTTTACTAGTCCTAGGGCTGTTGAGGCTGTCAACATGTGTTTAAAGGTAGAAGAAAGAAAGCAAG AGTGGAATAGTCATGTAAAAGACAAATGGAATGCCAAGTCCATTTATGTTGTTGGAAAGACTACCGCATCTTTAG TGCAACATCTGGGTTTGGTtcctctgggagaagatacTGGGACTGCAGATGTTTTGTCACAATTCATTCTTGACA GACACAATTCCAGGACATTACCATTATTCTTCCCCTGTGGATCAATCAAAAGAGAAGTGCTGCCCACTGCTTTAAGGGAAAATG GAATGCTTCTTGAGACACTAACAGTCTATGAAACAGCTCCACATCCTGACCTGGAAaataatttgacagactatttTACTGAACAG GGTGTCCCGGCCAGCATTACTTTCTTCAGCCCATCAGGATTCAAGTTTTGCTTTGAAACGGTTAGAAGATTATTGTCTGAACAGCTGAATCAAATCAAG TTTTCAGCCATTGGACCTACTACAGCAGAGGCCATGATGGCAGAAGGACTATCAGTAAGCTGTTGTGCAGAGAAGCCCACTGCTGAACATCTAGCCGCAGGGATAGCAAAGGCTTTAGAGTAA
- the mmp21 gene encoding matrix metallopeptidase-21 isoform X1, with translation MLTFIQLITCLILTSIHCMDAEKLFHSRDHSDVEIPASHQAELITDDDTAERFLSRYGFIKPVNWEEIQLEEEFREDFAGSDLPAVIKEGGSQPLEGGNDDDAKSPLFALALMEFQRVSGLSVTGIFDDATKTAMNKPRCGVPDKEKEPDDPSESNPTTLWSGSLPTTTTGDANIHTSDGMISNQTEAGVFNDAVNSSKIDYFGGDTTFNDVFNDTNMLTLNVTNTDNTSTVGPNINTIVIDNSEKNDMNGHMENGTVNTPSVPHPSRAFTRRKRQLATLLYKRRQRREVRGTGYMAFSKTVLKWRLIGEGYSSQLSIEDQRHIFRLAFRMWSEVSFLEFMEDTGSPLEYIDIKLGFGTGRHLGCNQKFDGSGREFAHAWFLGDIHFDDDEHFTAPNAGSGISLLKVAVHEIGHVLGLPHIYRGGSIMQPSYLPQESGFEIDWMDRKAMQYLYGGCSGRFNTVFDWIRKERTSYGEVVIRFNTYFMRDSWYWLYENRNNRTRYGDPVAVQVGWHGIPMDGVDAYVHVWSKSTDAVYFFKGTQFWRYDADNDQAFTEDPEGHHYPRLISAGFPGVSSPIDTAFYDRRDSHIYFFIGIYVYAFDVKANRLALGFPRKISDVFPAVVPGNHPGGNIDAAYFSYTHNAIFLLKGTYYWRVVSSRDRWRRPSLSHNGLLPCKAVDQHWFDICNVHPTALKLSR, from the exons ATGCTGACTTTTATCCAGCTAATAACATGTCTCATTCTGACGAGCATCCATTGCATGGATGCAGAGAAACTCTTTCACAGCCGGGATCATTCGGATGTGGAGATTCCTGCATCTCACCAGGCTGAACTCATAACTGATGACGACACCGCAGAG CGGTTTCTTTCCAGGTATGGCTTTATAAAACCAGTAAATTGGGAAGAGATCCAGTTGGAAGAAGAGTTCAGAGAAGATTTTGCTGGCAGTGACCTACCAGCCGTTATCAAGGAGGGGGGGTCACAACCTCTTGAAGgtggtaatgatgatgatgctaAAAGTCCTTTGTTTGCCTTAGCTCTCATGGAATTCCAGAGAGTGTCAGGTCTTTCAGTTACGGGCATCTTTGACGATGCGACCAAGACAGCTATGAACAAGCCGAGATGTGGAGTCCCAGACAAGGAGAAAGAACCAGATGATCCCTCAGAATCCAACCCAACAACTCTTTGGAGTGGCAGCCTACCAACAACTACCACAGGAGATGCAAACATTCACACTTCAGATGGGATGATCAGCAACCAAACAGAAGCTGGTGTGTTCAATGATGCTGTTAATAGCTCTAAAATAGACTACTTTGGGGGTGACACAACATTTAATGATGTTTTTAATGACACCAACATGTTGACTCTGAATGTCACTAACACAGACAATACTTCCACTGTTGGTCCCAATATTAACACCATTGTTATAGATAATTCTGAGAAAAACGATATGAATGGTCACATGGAGAATGGTACTGTGAACACCCCATCAGTCCCGCATCCGAGTCGTGCGTTTACCCGTAGGAAGCGTCAACTGGCAACCCTCCTGTACAAgcgcaggcagaggagagaggtgcgCGGGACGGGATACATGGCCTTCTCCAAGACGGTACTCAAGTGGAGATTAATAGGAGAGGGCTACAGCAGCCAGTTGTCCATCGAGGACCAGAGACACATATTCAGACTAGCCTTCAGGATGTGGAGTGAGGTTTCTTTTCTTGAGTTCATGGAGGACACAGGCTCTCCTCTGGAGTACATAGATATCAAACTTGGCTTTGGCACAG GAAGACATTTAGGATGCAACCAGAAGTTTGACGGCTCTGGCAGAGAGTTTGCACATGCCTGGTTCCTAGGGGACATCCATTTTGACGATGATGAACATTTCACAGCACCTAATGCTGGGAGTGGCATCAGCCTTCTAAAA GTTGCAGTGCATGAGATAGGACATGTCCTAGGTCTGCCTCATATCTACAGGGGTGGCTCTATCATGCAGCCCAGCTACCTGCCACAGGAGTCAGGCTTTGAGATTGACTGGATGGACAGGAAGGCTATGCAGTATCTTTATG GTGGCTGCAGCGGCCGTTTCAACACAGTGTTTGATTGGATCAGGAAGGAGAGAACGTCATACGGCGAGGTGGTTATCCGTTTTAACACCTACTTTATGAGGGACAGCTGGTACTGGCTGTATGAGAACAGGAACAACCGCACACGCTACGGGGATCCTGTGGCAGTGCAGGTCGGCTGGCATGGGATACCCATGGATGGTGTGGATGCATATGTACACGTTTGGTCTAAGTCAACAGATGCTGTCTACTTCTTTAAAG GCACTCAGTTCTGGAGGTATGATGCCGACAATGACCAGGCTTTCACCGAGGACCCAGAGGGACACCACTACCCTAGACTCATCTCTGCTGGCTTCCCAGGGGTCTCCAGTCCCATTGACACAGCCTTCTATGACAGAAGGGACTCACACATCTACTTCTTCATTGGTATTTAT GTGTACGCATTTGATGTAAAAGCCAACCGACTGGCCCTTGGCTTTCCAAGAAAGATCTCAGATGTTTTCCCGGCAGTAGTGCCAGGCAACCATCCGGGTGGGAACATAGATGCTGCCTacttctcttacacacacaatgccATCTTCCTGCTCAAGGGCACATACTACTGGAGGGTGGTGAGCAGTCGAGACCGTTGGCGTCGACCCTCACTATCGCATAACGGCCTGTTGCCATGTAAGGCAGTGGACCAGCATTGGTTTGACATCTGTAATGTTCAtcccacagcactgaaactgtcTCGCTGA
- the LOC136950638 gene encoding putative pre-mRNA-splicing factor ATP-dependent RNA helicase DHX32: MADTCDMSEESHETADCSDEPFGFGDDLELNQFDGLPFSSRYYKLLKERKTLAVWKARIELLDTLVNNKLVIVSGSTKTGKSTQIPQWCAEFCLSAQYRHGMVVCTQTHRQQAVDLALRVADEMDVNIGHEVGYTIPLETCCSSDTVLRFCTDDMLLRELMSDPFLERYGAIVIDQAHERTVSTDILLGLLKDILLHRPELRMVVLTAPSMTDRLLGHYGSVPVIALESASKAEVVYSNSSHKDYFYSAIRLVLEIHRTKEEGDVAVFLASAQEVDCACSILQKEGTRLGTDLGQLVPVNLSMGLGQVQWQGGVPFILAGEQSKTRRVFLSTHRGEDTFWAVDSVNFVIDTGVEKRFVYNPRIRANSEVLQPISVCQADICKQLTQAAGKCFCLYSEESPLPAEMSPQILETNITSTVLFLKRMEIAGLARCHFLTRPDPEGLMQALEELDYLAALDNDGNLSEIGIIISEFPLDAQMARALLASCEFDCVSEVATIAAMLSAPSCFLEPPVGMSHKAVQCHRKFQHPEGDHFTLINIYNAFKQSQREPYFGVGRWCKDYFLNHAALQTADATRSELTDILRRIELPISEPCFGTKTNTCNIKRALLAGFFMQIARDVDGSGNYFMLTHKHMAQVHPFSSYGATAQKLGFPEWVLFHEYTLSENNCIRTVSEIFPEVFIQMAPQYFFYNLPPSESKDMLQPMLDSAGSRNIKNKTQKDLTITGTEVHKDYSVTQSNDRCVIQ, from the exons ATGGCAGATACATGTGACATGTCGGAAGAAAGTCATGAAACTGCCGACTGTTCAGACGAACCTTTTGGCTTTGGTGATGATCTTGAGCTGAATCAGTTTGATGGATTGCCTTTCTCCTCACGCTACTACAAACTGTTGAAAGAAAGGAAGACTCTAGCAGTCTGGAAAGCCAGAATAGAACTTTTGGATACACTGGTGAACAATAAACTAGTGATTGTATCTGGTTCAACAAAGACTGGTAAAAGCACTCAG ATCCCTCAGTGGTGTGCTGAGTTCTGCCTGTCAGCCCAGTACCGGCATGGCATGGTGGTGTGTACCCAGACCCATCGGCAGCAGGCCGTGGACCTGGCTCTACGTGTAGCGGACGAGATGGACGTCAACATTGGGCACGAAGTGGGCTACACTATCCCCCTGGAGACGTGCTGCTCCTCCGACACCGTGCTCAG GTTCTGCACTGACGACATGCTCCTGAGGGAGTTGATGTCCGACCCATTCCTGGAGCGTTACGGCGCCATTGTCATCGACCAGGCCCACGAGAGGACGGTGAGCACTGACATCCTGCTGGGCCTGCTCAAGGAcatcctcctccaccggccGGAGCTCCGTATGGTGGTCCTCACTGCCCCTTCCATGACGGACAGGCTGCTCGGCCATTACGGCAGCGTTCCCGTCATCGCCCTGGAGAGCGCGAGCAAGGCCGAGGTGGTCTACAGTAACAGCAGCCATAAGGACTACTTCTACTCAGCGATCAGGCTGGTGCTGGAGATCCACCGCaccaaggaggagggggatgttgCCGTCTTCTTGGCCTCGGCTCAG GAAGTTGACTGTGCCTGTAGTATCCTCCAGAAAGAGGGCACCAGGCTGGGGACTGACCTTGGCCAGTTGGTGCCAGTTAACCTGAGCATGGGGCTGGGCCAGGTACAGTGGCAAGGTGGGGTTCCCTTTATCCTGGCCGGGGAGCAGAGCAAGACCAGACGGGTATTTCTCTCAACACATCGGGGTGAGGACACGTTCTGGGCTGTGGACTCGGTCAACTTTGTCATTGACACGGGAGTGGAGAAACGATTT GTATACAATCCTAGGATACGGGCTAACTCTGAAGTTCTACAACCCATCAGTGTGTGCCAGGCAGACATCTGCAAACAGCTTACTCAAGCAGCAG GGAAGTGTTTCTGCCTGTACTCGGAGGAGAGCCCGCTTCCCGCCGAGATGTCCCCCCAGATCCTGGAGACCAACATCACCTCCACCGTCCTCTTCCTCAAGAGGATGGAGATAGCAGGCCTGGCACGCTGCCACTTCCTCACCAGACCAG ATCCAGAAGGTTTGATGCAGGCTTTGGAGGAGCTGGACTACCTGGCGGCCTTAGACAACGATGGGAACTTGTCCGAGATCGGAATCATCATCTCTGAGTTCCCGCTGGACGCCCAAATGGCCAGGGCTTTGCTGGCCTCCTGCGAGTTTGACTGTGTTAGCGAGGTAGCTACTATTGCAGCTATGCTATCTG CACCAAGCTGCTTTCTGGAGCCACCTGTCGGTATGAGCCACAAGGCAGTGCAATGCCACAGGAAGTTTCAGCACCCTGAGGGGGACCACTTTACCCTTATAAACATCTACAATGCCTTCaaacagagccagagagagccaT acttTGGTGTTGGGAGGTGGTGCAAGGACTACTTCCTGAACCACGCTGCCCTGCAGACTGCTGATGCCACCAGGTCCGAGCTGACAGACATCCTGCGGAGGATCGAATTGCCCATCTCAGAGCCCTGCTTCGGCACCAAAACCAACACATGCAACATCAAGAGAGCTCTGCTGGCAGGTTTTTTCATGCAG ATTGCAAGGGATGTGGATGGGTCTGGGAATTACTTTATGCTCACTCACAAGCATATGGCCCAAGTGCACCCCTTCTCCAGCTATGGGGCCACAGCACAAAAGCTGGGCTTTCCAGAGTGGGTGCTGTTCCATGAGTACACCCTGTCTGAGAATAACTGCATCAGAACTGTCTCAGAAATTTTCCCtgaagt ATTTATTCAGATGGCACCACAGTACTTTTTCTACAATCTGCCCCCTAGTGAGAGCAAAGACATGTTGCAGCCCATGTTGGACAGTGCTGGATCAAGAAATATTAAAAACAAGACACAGAAGGACCTAACAATTACTGGCACTGAAGTACATAAAGACTATTCCGTCACTCAGTCAAATGACAGATGCGTCATTCAGTGA
- the uros gene encoding uroporphyrinogen-III synthase isoform X2, translating to MRVLLLKEPREGDSGPDPYIQELASYGHTAKLIPVLSFKLMSLNTLLDKLFQPDKYGGLIFTSPRAVEAVNMCLKVEERKQEWNSHVKDKWNAKSIYVVGKTTASLVQHLGLVPLGEDTGTADVLSQFILDRHNSRTLPLFFPCGSIKREVLPTALRENGMLLETLTVYETAPHPDLENNLTDYFTEQGVPASITFFSPSGFKFCFETVRRLLSEQLNQIKFSAIGPTTAEAMMAEGLSVSCCAEKPTAEHLAAGIAKALE from the exons ATGCGTGTACTACTTTTGAAAGAGCCAAGAGAGGGAGATTCTGGACCTGACCCATACATACAG GAACTGGCATCATATGGACATACAGCCAAATTAATTCCTGTATTGTCTTTTAAGTTGATGTCTTTGAACACCTTGTTGGACAAG CTTTTTCAACCAGACAAGTATGGTGGCCTCATCTTTACTAGTCCTAGGGCTGTTGAGGCTGTCAACATGTGTTTAAAGGTAGAAGAAAGAAAGCAAG AGTGGAATAGTCATGTAAAAGACAAATGGAATGCCAAGTCCATTTATGTTGTTGGAAAGACTACCGCATCTTTAG TGCAACATCTGGGTTTGGTtcctctgggagaagatacTGGGACTGCAGATGTTTTGTCACAATTCATTCTTGACA GACACAATTCCAGGACATTACCATTATTCTTCCCCTGTGGATCAATCAAAAGAGAAGTGCTGCCCACTGCTTTAAGGGAAAATG GAATGCTTCTTGAGACACTAACAGTCTATGAAACAGCTCCACATCCTGACCTGGAAaataatttgacagactatttTACTGAACAG GGTGTCCCGGCCAGCATTACTTTCTTCAGCCCATCAGGATTCAAGTTTTGCTTTGAAACGGTTAGAAGATTATTGTCTGAACAGCTGAATCAAATCAAG TTTTCAGCCATTGGACCTACTACAGCAGAGGCCATGATGGCAGAAGGACTATCAGTAAGCTGTTGTGCAGAGAAGCCCACTGCTGAACATCTAGCCGCAGGGATAGCAAAGGCTTTAGAGTAA